The DNA sequence TCATCAGATAAACCAATGCATTTCTCAGGGGTTTCAAGTTCCAACATGCACTGCAGTGAAATGCAGTCCAGACTGAAAGACTTTGGAAATGTTTACCAAGGTCTTTACCCAAGAATCCCTGGATACATTGATGTACCTGTTGTAACAAGGGCTGGTCCTGGAGATCCGAGGCATGAGGCCTATCAGCAATTGAACTGGGCTAATAGTTGGAGCAATCCACTGTATTATGCCAGAGAACAGAAGCAGGGCTCGCAATTCTGGAAGTCATTCCTCACAGGTAGGTTATATCTTCTGTAACCTCTTTTTTTGAACTATTATTTCACCCACTTGCATTTTAGTCTGTTTTTAATTGACTTGTTCAGTTTAGCCCAACAGAGGAATCCAGAAGAATAATAAACAAAGTCTATGCATTAGCCTGAGGAAAACAAAACTGCGAATCAAATATTATGACTTTCGATGTAACTTCACGTAgcctatgttttttttttttgttgtcagtGAACGTCCTACACATAAAGACCACACTATTAACTGTAAATTACGTTTAGTGGTAATTTGTTTTCCTCTTCTCGAAACATGAACTGTCTTCTTGTTCCATACTTGTAGAGGAAGCAGTAATGAACCAGCCAGATGTCTGCACTTCATACCGACGTGGGAGGAAGAAACGGGTGCCCTACACGAAACTACAGCTCAAGGAACTTGAACGAGAGTACACCATTTGCAAGTTTATTACCAAGGAGAAAAGACAACGGATAGCTTCTTCCACCAACTTGTCTGAGAGACAAGTAACAATATGGTTTCAAAATCGTCGTGTCAAAAACAAGAAGCTTATGTCAAAAGATAGAGACCTTGAAACTTTCTCTTGATTTTTTAATTTCACCATTTATGAAATGCTGAATTGTCTCAGGTATTAGTCTCACAATATTTAggtaaatatttatattcatgtgttataatgtgtgctGACTGATAGACTAAGCTGCTGTCAATTGTTTAGAGCTATATTAAATCATATGATGTTGAAATTGTATTTGTACAATTCTGAAAAAAGATTTTTCCTTCTCTTTACTTaaacttttgttgttgaaattatAGGGTTGGGTTATGTAGGTCAAATTCCAAGTATATTGTAAGAATATAAAATCTCCTAGATGTATTTTAAAGATTGGTCTACATTTGGGGTCCGTTTCCCCAGACAAaggttaagcctagtcctggacaacaacaaaaacattcttAATGTAGAATCTCTATTGACAGTGATTCTCAATGTAGATTCTCCATTGACAGTGCTAGTCCTGGACTAATAAGCAgtctcaatggagaatctccgtTATGGAAACATTTGTTTCAAGGTCAAAGCTTATTCGAAAAAGTTACGTATTTTGTGTTGATCAGGTAAAATATGTTTGCCAAAGCAAATGGTAAGTTGGGTATGATTGGGtgaataaaatataataatttcCCGACAatcattgttttttcccctcatattTCTAAGACGTATCAAGTCCGTTCTTAAACACTAAGTGTGCTTGTCATGTATATGGTCTAACAACATTCCAATTTTAGCAATGTGGCTGTGAGGTTATGCAGTCCTATAGGCCTATATACTTGCACGTAAGCCTACTTAAAGTTGTGCGATTAGGCCCCTTTGATCATATCATTTCAAATATATAGTAATATGTTATTTGTTGTGTAACGGATATAAAGCAAACATTCAACTCAAAAGAGACATTTCCACCACGCAGAATTAGTTGAATGTTTACAATCAGGTCTTACTAATTACACATAGGCTACTATATAGGGTCTAAGAGAAAGTCATATCCGTATGTAGGCCATCTTGAGGGAACCAATTCCATAATTCCACTAGAACTGCGGGTGTTTATCAATAGGTAGGCTTAAGGTCTATATCAATCTaatttatcaatcaatcaaaacatTTTCATGATCATTGTTTATGACaattttatatacattttcattCTGACCTATTGTAAATACTATGCTCTCACTCAAAGGAATGAATGATACAATTGCAACTATTCATGGACTTGTTTCGCCATCTACTGGTTTCAGCACGCAATTTCTCCACAAGAGGGATTTTCTTTAAAACAAATAACTGAATTGAATAACAATTTTATTGCGAATAAAATTAACAAGTTGATTGAAAATCGTTATATTCTATATGctgaaaaatcatagtcggttTGGGGacatttttaatgaaaatataacAACCTACCATTTGGTGTGAGCGTAACATTCACCCACCCACTGAGGCACAGAAAACGACTAGAGTTCATATAAAACATACGTCTGAACTTAagtttttagttttagtttttagTGCTGTTGGCTATTATCTTACGGAGTGATCCACCCACATGAAAAGTTGCATGCATTATCTTTCAAGAAAGGACATCAGAGACGATTCTTTGTTGTAATCCGCGAACAATCGCCTCTGCCAAGAAACTACACCAAACATGCACTTGGACTTGTTTTTGCTTAATCTGAGCTCTCTGGACATTGACCTTGAACTATACCAATATTAAACGCTTTCAGTAAAACGTTGGTTTTTGCAATATGCGTACAATATATTTTGGTCCTTAGTTTCTATGAGTGGCTAAAAAGAATGTCGTTTTACGGTATTCTTAAATTTACTAGACTCGTAAAAGATGGGAGGCCACGCTGTCGCCTTTCTTTCCGGAGACGGAGCGTTTACAAATGTCATTTCTCGAGTCCGAAGatcctgactgtctagctttgcTGGGAAAACTAAAGGATAAGTATTAGTTAGCCTAGGTAAGATGACTGATCTAGATATGTGTCAAGGGCCAGTATGAAAACAACAGTTTAGAGTATGCTATGCTAATATCGATATTATAGGAATCGGGAAGCTAGTAATTTATCTTATGAAATTGATAACAATATATATTTATGTAGTCTAGTCTAATCCAGTTGCTTACATATTTATAACCAGGGTTGTACATTAAAAGTACAAAAAGGGGAAATGTCTTTACTGTAGCCTATATGTCAAGAGATAATAGCCTGAAAGTGTGAACAAAAAATCCGTTCATATACTTTttcatttataaaaaatgaatCATAGCGTATAGGTCCAAAAATAATTTGTATTTTTCAGATGGCACAAAGGGTAGGCTAAATAAGACTATAGTAGGCTATCTATTATTATTTCCAATATAGTTATTCGTTCCTTATTATACTATGGTCTTCTCAGAAGCAATTCATTTAAAGGTAGGCCTATGCGAGGCTACAGTTTTGTTTGAACCATTGCAGGCCTATTTTTGTGTGTTACTTTTCAATACACTAAACTGTTACTAAACTGTAGAGGGGTATGTGTAGACCTATATCCATGAGTTGTGAACAGGGGAAGAATCGTTCGTTAGTAGAATTAGTATTATGGCTTTGAGATTGTATGAAAAAATAATACCGCATAGCCTATAATATAGTGGTGGTTATTGGACTTGTAGCAGCCGTACCTGTCTGTCAATCGTCAATGACTTGTGAGCCCTATAGATCGTTTTAGGAATAGCCTTCACAGAAAACTATCCATATGTCTATGTTAATCTTGGTTATTTTATCGAAAGTTTTTGTTTACACTGCTGCCTTATAATTGTAGCTAAATCTTAGTCACTTCACATAGACCAGCCTAGCTAGCTATATCATCTCTCAACTTGAGCATGTTTTGCGTAAATTACATTGTCTTGCATTGAACATATAGCCAATTGTTTTTCAATTATAACAATAATCAGTATCATCATAGTTCAGCAACCTAGCAACATTACCTTATAATAATATATTGGCATTGAAAACGATCTCTTTGATTTTGATAGAGCCATCTAACCAACACCTTTCCATATGACGATACTGTATATAATTTCTCTACGAGAATAACACTCCCATTTGTATTTCTCATATaggctatgtattttttattttactcttGCATAACATTACCTTATGGAATATCTTGCCTTGCAGTATTAAGGCCAAGGGTGGGACTGAACAACATGTTTTGCATATCACGTGACACTGTATGAGCAAATCAACAATTACCTTCCCTTTATTCATTAGGAGTCTCTAAAAAGGGTTGTAAGAAGCGTTTGAGAGAGCTCCATGGAAATGTGTGAGCGCAATCTTCTGAATTCTGGCTATGTTGGTTCTTTGTTGAATTTTCCTACCCCGGAGTCGTTATATTTTTCCAACCTGCGGGGCAATGGAGCTCATCTCTCTGGGCTGCATCAGATTTCCTACAACAGGCGAGAGGTGTGCTCGCTCCCGTGGACTTCCCCAAGTTCGTGCACATCTCCGCCTCAGAGCCGCGCCTTCAGTGGCTACTCT is a window from the Oncorhynchus tshawytscha isolate Ot180627B linkage group LG03, Otsh_v2.0, whole genome shotgun sequence genome containing:
- the hoxd13a gene encoding homeobox protein Hox-D13a, which gives rise to MEGLGDNNISVHRRRFYSTAPRTNPIRSVPGVTVYTISDKPNYFGLESLKPYSPLSTVATNASLTFGCHLGSSCYGCTIPDSNLFQQGVMKPTSQASLSGHSSDKPMHFSGVSSSNMHCSEMQSRLKDFGNVYQGLYPRIPGYIDVPVVTRAGPGDPRHEAYQQLNWANSWSNPLYYAREQKQGSQFWKSFLTEEAVMNQPDVCTSYRRGRKKRVPYTKLQLKELEREYTICKFITKEKRQRIASSTNLSERQVTIWFQNRRVKNKKLMSKDRDLETFS